In a genomic window of Punica granatum isolate Tunisia-2019 chromosome 6, ASM765513v2, whole genome shotgun sequence:
- the LOC116210475 gene encoding uncharacterized protein LOC116210475 yields MLPTHGQSQYDSSGSSTAACDELSEDDIFWMDDLILSNLSHTNDRSSPRSLSTTPLHIQRKTLLIILSESFGILGVLREHRARSNFDHKRVLEESAASSSRTIPKESNEQSNPTAGRYHQSMPVTVPVLTAAMIKRHHHWELDDDDDDDEADDSRTMVPPHEMVAKSLAQSQMAAFSVLEGARRTLKGRDLRQVRNAVFRQTSFLD; encoded by the coding sequence ATGCTCCCAACTCATGGGCAATCCCAATATGATAGCTCCGGCAGCTCCACCGCCGCCTGTGATGAGCTCTCCGAGGATGACATTTTCTGGATGGACGATTTGATCTTGTCCAACCTCAGCCACACCAACGATCGATCCTCCCCTCGTTCCTTGTCCACCACACCCCTTCACATCCAACGGAAGACCTTGTTGATAATTCTGTCCGAGAGCTTTGGCATCCTCGGTGTACTCCGGGAGCACAGGGCTCGCTCCAACTTCGACCACAAGCGGGTACTCGAAGAATCTGCCGCTTCCTCGTCAAGGACGATCCCAAAGGAGTCGAATGAACAGTCCAATCCGACAGCAGGAAGGTATCACCAATCGATGCCGGTGACCGTGCCGGTTTTGACTGCAGCAATGATCAAAAGGCATCATCACTGGGAGctcgatgatgatgatgatgatgatgaagccGATGATAGTAGGACCATGGTGCCGCCTCACGAGATGGTGGCAAAGAGCTTGGCACAATCACAGATGGCGGCATTCTCGGTGCTCGAAGGAGCCAGGAGGACGCTCAAGGGTAGGGATCTCCGACAGGTGCGGAACGCAGTGTTTCGACAGACCAGTTTTCTCGATTGA
- the LOC116210109 gene encoding uncharacterized protein LOC116210109, with translation MNSPNPSAKFFMGRRVKWSWSSALIGAVSAGAAAAALSRAKPRDPTFHLISISLTSFKLNLPVLDAEVILTVHVTNPNIVPIHYSSTTMSIFYDGSLLGLAEVAAGHQPPRSCQLLRLPARLDGLELAHHAAKFLADVARREMVFDATVDIEGTAKVLWWEHRFKVHVDSHVTVDPVFLDVIGQENQSELEVFVG, from the coding sequence ATGAATTCCCCAAATCCCTCTGCAAAATTTTTCATGGGCAGGAGGGTGAAATGGAGCTGGAGCTCGGCGTTGATCGGAGCCGTGTCGGCAGGAGCGGCGGCGGCGGCACTGTCCCGGGCGAAGCCCCGGGACCCGACCTTTCACCTCATCTCCATCAGCCTCACCTCCTTCAAGCTCAACCTTCCCGTGCTCGATGCCGAGGTGATCCTCACCGTCCACGTCACCAACCCCAACATCGTCCCAATCCACTACTCCTCCACCACAATGTCCATCTTCTATGACGGCTCCCTGCTGGGGCTCGCCGAGGTCGCCGCCGGCCACCAGCCGCCGCGGTCCTGCCAGCTGCTGCGCCTCCCGGCGCGGCTGGATGGGCTGGAGCTGGCCCACCACGCCGCCAAGTTCCTGGCGGACGTGGCCAGGCGGGAGATGGTGTTCGACGCGACGGTGGACATCGAGGGGACGGCGAAGGTGCTGTGGTGGGAGCACCGGTTCAAGGTGCACGTGGACAGTCACGTGACGGTCGACCCGGTCTTCCTCGACGTCATCGGTCAGGAAAACCAGTCGGAGTTGGAAGTCTTCGTGGGCTAA
- the LOC116210474 gene encoding peroxidase 60-like codes for MKKKISANSVPAVALALFLVLSAFTGRSSALQVGFYNRKCGFVDVEAIVRTVVSFRLAKDPTLVAALLRLQFHDCFVNGCDASILLDGPSSEKTAGANGSVRGYELIDTIKSILESICPGVISCADIIVMATRDAVELAKGGRYAVQTGRLDGKTSLASNVNLPSPSVSVSQVLSAFAKKGLTATDTVLLLGGHTVGITHCSFIMDRLYNFRGTGKPDPTMNPALVNTLRLRCSRTSSVDNAVNLDQNATSALIVDSLFYKQVVARRGILQIDQQLALDPLTKSTVAALANATNFVTRFGSAMVKLGAIHSGLPGEIRRNCRVINKR; via the exons atgaagaagaagatctcAGCTAATTCTGTACCCGCTGTGGCGCTAGCCCTGTTCCTCGTCCTCTCAGCCTTCACCGGCCGGAGCTCCGCACTTCAGGTTGGGTTCTACAACCGAAAATGTGGGTTCGTGGATGTGGAGGCCATCGTGAGAACAGTCGTGAGCTTTCGGCTCGCTAAGGACCCGACCCTGGTCGCTGCCCTCCTCCGCCTGCAGTTCCATGACTGCTTTGTCAAT GGATGTGATGCATCAATACTATTGGACGGGCCATCGAGCGAAAAAACTGCAGGCGCGAATGGGAGCGTGAGGGGTTATGAGCTGATCGACACAATAAAGAGCATTCTCGAGTCTATCTGTCCGGGAGTCATCTCCTGTGCGGACATCATCGTTATGGCCACAAGAGATGCTGTAGAACTG GCGAAGGGAGGAAGGTATGCTGTGCAAACGGGAAGGCTGGACGGTAAAACATCCCTCGCAAGCAACGTTAACCTCCCATCTCCTTCAGTCTCAGTGTCCCAAGTTCTCTCAGCCTTTGCTAAGAAGGGATTGACTGCAACCGACACGGTCCTTCTTCTAG GGGGCCACACCGTCGGGATAACGCATTGCTCCTTCATTATGGACCGGCTCTACAATTTTAGAGGGACTGGAAAACCCGACCCAACCATGAACCCTGCTTTGGTAAACACCCTCCGGTTGAGGTGCTCCAGGACTTCATCTGTTGACAACGCAGTTAATCTCGATCAGAATGCCACGAGCGCCCTGATTGTTGACAGCTTGTTCTATAAGCAAGTAGTAGCTCGTCGAGGAATCTTGCAGATTGACCAGCAGCTGGCCTTGGATCCGCTCACCAAGTCTACCGTGGCAGCTTTGGCCAACGCTACCAACTTTGTGACACGGTTTGGCTCTGCCATGGTGAAGCTCGGGGCAATCCACAGCGGTCTCCCAGGGGAGATCAGGAGGAACTGCAGAGTCATCAACAAACGCTGA
- the LOC116211790 gene encoding NAC domain-containing protein 90-like gives MAEQQPLRPGFRFYPTEEELVSFFLLNQLEGRNPEGMRRVIPVIHIYEKEPWNLPQLAGDQCQGDTEQWFFFVPRQENEARGGRLSRSTDLGYWKATGSPGYVYSSDHQVIGVKRSMVFYLGKAPTGRKTKWKMNEYKAIDRMPPHHPSNSPAVHRLRHEFTVCRVYVVSGAFRAFDRRPVEANLDRHGVLRPIHQKGRMVNVSRTPKV, from the exons ATGGCGGAGCAGCAGCCATTGCGGCCAGGTTTCCGTTTCTACCCTACGGAAGAAGAGCTGGTCTCATTCTTTTTGCTCAACCAGCTAGAGGGTCGAAACCCTGAAGGCATGCGTCGTGTTATTCCTGTCATCCACATCTATGAAAAAGAGCCATGGAACCTCCCAC AACTAGCGGGAGACCAGTGCCAAGGAGATACCGAGCAGTGGTTCTTCTTTGTGCCGAGGCAAGAAAATGAAGCAAGGGGAGGGAGGCTCAGCAGGAGCACAGATTTGGGATACTGGAAGGCCACGGGATCACCAGGCTATGTCTACTCATCGGATCACCAAGTGATCGGGGTGAAGAGGTCGATGGTTTTCTACTTGGGGAAAGCTCCTACGGGAAGAAAAACCAAATGGAAGATGAATGAGTACAAAGCCATTGATAGAATGCCTCCTCATCACCCTTCCAATTCTCCAGCCGTCCACAGG TTAAGGCATGAGTTCACTGTGTGCCGTGTCTATGTGGTATCGGGAGCCTTCCGGGCATTTGATCGCCGCCCGGTGGAGGCTAACCTGGACAGACACGGGGTGCTGAGGCCAATTCATCAGAAAGGGAGGATGGTGAATGTGTCAAGAACCCCGAAAGTTTGA
- the LOC116211641 gene encoding NAC domain-containing protein 90-like: protein MADEQPPPLGFRFYPTEEELASFFLRNQLDGQNQDDMHRVIPVLDIYEKEPWDLPQLAGDRCQEDTEQWFFFVPRQKSEARGGRLNRGTPLGYWKATGSPGYVYSSDHRVIAMKKSMVFYLGKAPTGRKTKWKMNEYKAIDRIPPHHPSHSQAAHRLRHEFTVCRVYVASGACRAFDRRPVEATPGETPAAVPNASEGEEGEHVQNPESSRQGDPPSGFEEFRWDWEQLEWP, encoded by the exons ATGGCAGACGAGCAGCCACCACCGCTGGGTTTCCGTTTCTACCCTACCGAAGAAGAGCTGGCATCGTTCTTCTTGCGCAACCAGCTCGATGGTCAAAACCAGGATGACATGCATCGTGTTATTCCAGTCCTCGACATCTATGAAAAAGAGCCATGGGACCTCCCAC AGCTAGCGGGGGACCGGTGCCAAGAAGATACCGAGCAGTGGTTTTTCTTCGTGCCGAGGCAGAAAAGCGAAGCCAGAGGAGGGAGGCTTAATAGGGGCACGCCTTTGGGATACTGGAAGGCCACCGGGTCGCCAGGCTATGTCTACTCATCGGATCACCGAGTGATCGCGATGAAGAAGTCAATGGTTTTCTACTTAGGGAAAGCTCCTACGGGAAGGAAAACCAAATGGAAGATGAACGAGTATAAAGCCATTGATAGAATACCTCCCCATCACCCATCCCATTCTCAAGCTGCCCACAGG TTGAGGCATGAGTTCACTGTGTGCCGAGTGTACGTGGCATCGGGAGCCTGCCGGGCATTCGACCGCCGCCCGGTGGAGGCTACTCCCGGAGAGACACCTGCTGCTGTGCCCAACGCATCAGAAGGGGAGGAGGGCGAACATGTGCAGAACCCTGAAAGTTCGAGACAGGGAGATCCTCCTAGTGGCTTCGAAGAATTCCGGTGGGACTGGGAGCAGCTCGAATGGCCCTAA